Part of the Anopheles gambiae chromosome 3, idAnoGambNW_F1_1, whole genome shotgun sequence genome is shown below.
ATCGGATGTGACGAACTGTTTCTCGATATGGTTGATGATCATCTTGTTCATGCCGTTCGGCCCGTAAGCCGAGCGGACCGAGTTGGCGAACTCCTTGCAGGCGTTGATGTTACGGTAGACCGCTTCCTCGAGACCGGAATATGCCTGCAAATAAGCAtgtgcgtgtgggtgtgtgagaCTTCTCACGTGAATCATCATGCGCCGAGGGGAAGTGGGTTTTTTTCGCTGTGTACGGCTCCACCGGCATGTCGGATGGATGTTTTCCATCGTGTTGGGTTATTTTTCAACTTACCCGAGCTCCTTCCTTGAGCATCGACGCAAAACCGGGTGCTTTCGGTACATGAAGAGCCATTTTTGTGCACAGATTTTTCTTATTTCAGGAAACAGCGGCTGCAAGTCGAACAAAAACGCAATGCTCTCGCTCTCGGAACGGTATTGCTTGCTCCTGTTCTGCCTTGTGAGGTTATATTGGAAGCTGTCATTTTAGCCCAATGCGTTTAGCTCTCTTCGTCCGTTTCTGCATTGATGGCAATCggtttgtttgaatgtttgttaACATTTGTGAAGTGATAGAAAGCAATTGAACTCATGTAACAATGACTGTAACAAATCAACGTGATTTAATATGTTCCAGGTACAATTTGCAgatcatatttttgtttctgcATAATTTACCACAGTTGAACTCGACACCAACTGTCAAAACGGAATGTCAAATGAGGGGTACAGAAATTTTtcaccaataaaaaaaactacgaaCGAAACGATCATCCAATTAAAGCTTTCTGGAATCTCTTCGCTCGCAGCAAAAAGTCCCCACAAAGCCAAGTGCAGTTCACACGCCCTAAATAAAAGGCATCGATATTCGGCAAAAAGTCATCAAGTGCCGTGAACGCAGTTGTTCCCCTTTTAGCCCGTTGGTGAAGCAATCCGTGTTGCGGGTTTCGCATAGCTGCACCtgcttgttattttttttctgtgcgcgGAAACTTCCCGTAAAAGCATTCACCATAGGGCTATCCGAGACAGCCGTGATGGATATAATGGCCTCGAatctgcagcagcaacgagcAATCACCGAGCAGCTCCGGCGCGAAGCTGCCATCCAGCGCATCACGGTGTCGCAGGCCGTGGCGGACATCGTGAAGTACGTGACGGAGCACCAGGCCGAAGACTGCCTGTTGGTCGGGTTCTCCAGCCAGAAGGTGAACCCGTTCCGCGAGAAGAGCTCCTGCAGCATTCTGTAAGCTTGCCTGCACGATGGATGCTGCAGTACTCGTTAGTTTTGCCCCTATTTTCGCTGGAATGTAGGAAACAGATCCAGCGGAAGGAACAGCTCTATCGTCTCTATGGCGCGATGACGTCATCCGGAAAAAGGAGGATGAGGAGGTAGTATAGGAAGCATGCTCAAAATTGTACCGCCAAGATAAATTGATGTGTTAAGTGTCTATTTGGAAATGGAGTAACCGTGCCCTCCCCGGTAAAATGCAACAAGAGAAACGCACACAACAATCCCGTAAATCAGCCTACAGCGAATGTTGCTCGTACAACAGTTTGCGTGAGCAAAACAGGAAGCGCAACAGTTTGTTGCTTCGAATGTCACCCGATTACTCACATCGCTAACACCAACCCCATATCTCATCCCACTCCAACCTCAACGCTTCTCGTAGGATAATGTAAAGCATAGAAAAGAACTCAACGCCatcaaataaattataccACCCAATAGTGTGGTAGAGTGGAAATTGCAACCTCCTCGACACAGTCTGATCAGAAAATTCAATCCAACCATATTTACCGTCACCACCGGAACCACCG
Proteins encoded:
- the LOC1275316 gene encoding guanine nucleotide-binding protein subunit gamma-1 gives rise to the protein MDIMASNLQQQRAITEQLRREAAIQRITVSQAVADIVKYVTEHQAEDCLLVGFSSQKVNPFREKSSCSIL